The following nucleotide sequence is from Streptomyces caniferus.
CGTCGAGCGAGGTGGGCGGGGCGGGGCGCACGCTACCGCGCGCGGCGGGTGGTACAGCCGCACGGTCAGACCCGGAGGTGTGCTGGGGCATTCGTCGCCTTGAGCCGTTCTGCCGAGACGCGGGTGGGTGGATGTATGAGGGTTGAATTGCCTGTGAGCGTAGCGTGACCGAAGCGTCGCGGTGCGCGAGGATGGCAGGTTCGGGCGTGCGCAGATACGTTCCGCTGCCCGCACCTCAGGGTTACCTCGTACGGCGTGGCGACACCCGGACAGGGAGCCGGGCGCAGACCCCGGAGGGCCGTGCGGACGGACGCGCCAACACGGCGTACGGGACCTCGCGTCCTCCCTCCGCCACATCGCCACCTCCCTACGGATCGGACCCGCACCCCGAAGCACGGCAAACCTGGACTCTGCGGTCATTCCCCTCACCCTTTCACCCGTTCGCCCCAGGTCAAGTACCGCCTCGCCGGGGAACCTCGGTCGCCTCGGCGCGTCGCGCCAACTCCCAACGATCACCGCACTTTTGAACGAATCCGAGGGACAACAGCTCGAAGAGTTTGCTCTGGGTGACATCGCGGGGCGTGCCGGCTTCCTCCGCCAGCTGGTCAGTACCCGCGCGACCGCGCGCGGGGAGAGCCTCCAGTACGCGGGTCGCAACGGGGTCCAGGAGGTCGCGCAGGCGGGTCGGACCCGCCCGGTCGGGGGCCAGGTCACCGATGCTGCCGACGAGTTCGATGACCTCGTCGGCGTCGGTGACCAGCGCGGCCTCGCCGCGCAGGAGTTGATGCACACCGGCGGACAGGCTGCTGGTGATCGGGCCCGGCATGCCCATCGTGAAGCGGCCGAGGGCCAGCGCTCGCCGGGCGGTGACGAGTGAGCCGCTGCGGAGTTCGGCCTCCACGACGACGGTGCCTCGGGTGAGTGCGGCGATGACGCGGTTGCGCTGGATGAAGCGACTGCGGGTGGGGTGATCGCCTGGTGGTAACTCGGCTACCACCAGACCCTGTTCGGCGATCCGGCCGATCAACTCGGTGTGGCCCCGCGGGTAGGCGTGGTCGATGCCGGAGGCCAGGACGGCGATGGTCGCCCCGTCCGCGGCCAGCGCACCGCGATGAGCTGCGCCGTCGACGCCGTATGCGGCTCCGGAGACGACAGCCCAGCCGCGGTCGGCTAGTCCGGCGCTGACGGTGGTGGCGAGGTGCGCGCCGTATTCGGTACAGGCCCGGGCGCCGACGACCGCGACGGAGCGCAGCGCCCACAGTCTGAGGTTGGCCCTTCCGCGTACCCACAGGCCGACGGGGCGGGCGTCACCTAGGTCGTCGAGCTGGCCGGGCCATTCTTCGTCGCCGGGGCAGAGGAACCGGCCGCCGAGAGCGGACACGGCATCGAGGTCCGCGGTGGGGCGTGCCCGGGCGGCGCGGAGTCGCAGACCCGCGATCTTGGCCGGGGTGGCGCCCGTGGGCGGGGCCGCCGAGTCGTCGGCGAGGGTGCGCCAGAGGGCCACCGGCCCCATCTCGCGCAGCCAGCGCCCGGCGGTCTCGTCTCCCGGTTCGAGGATGCGGGTGAGGGCCGCACGGGCGGTGCGCTGGGGTTCGTGTCCCGCGCCGCCGGCGGACCGCCGGACGGCTGCAGTCGGCTCTGCGGGAGACGAGCCGGGCGGCGAGTGTGTGGCGGGCCCCGGCTCGGCCGTCGTCGGAGCGGGCCCGGGGCTCCGGCCCTCCGTGGCGGCGTCCGGTTCTCCCGTGGCGAAGCCCCATGCGTCGGTCCTGGTCATCGCCTATGCCTGCCCGTGGGAGGACGTGGCGGCCTTCGCGGTCTTGCGCGTGCTTCCGCTCCCGCCCGTTGCCGTTGCCGCGCCGCGGCGTACGCCCGTGCGGAGTTCCAGGGCCCAGTTGACGTCGTCGAGGGTGGGGCGGTCGCGGCCGGACAGGTCGGCGGCGGTCCAGGCGACGCGGAGGACGCGGTCGAGGCCGCGGGCCGTGAGGAGACCGCATTCGAGGTCGCGCTCGGCCGGGGCGAGTGCGCCCGGGTGGACCTGCCAGCGGGTGCGCAGTTCATGGCCGGGCACCTGGCTGTTGGTCTGCCACGGTGTACCGGCGAGACGGGCCTCGGCGCGCTCGCGGGCGGCGAGCACGCGTTCGGCGACGGCCGCGGTGGTTTCGGCGCCCCGGCCGAGGGCGACGAGTTCGGAGCGGGCGACCGGTTCCACGGCGATCCGGAGGTCCACCCGGTCCATCAGGGGACCGGAGAGCCGGGCGCGGTAGCGGCGGATGGAGGACGGGCGGCATTCGCAGCCCCCGCCGGTGGTGCCGTGGCGTCCGCAGGGACAGGGGTTGGCGGCGAGGGCGAGGAGGAAGCGGGCGGGCATGCGCATCATGCCCGCCGCGCGGGCGACGACGACATGGCCGGATTCCAGTGGCTGGCGTAAGGCGTCCAGGACGCGTGGGCTGCATTCGGCGGCCTCGTCGACGAACAGCACGCCGTGATGGGCCAGGGATACGGCTCCGGGGCGGGGCAGTCCGGTGCCGCCGCCCACGAGGGAGGCCATCGTCGCGGAGTGGTGCGGGGCGCAGTAGGGCGGCCGGAGGACGAGTGGCGCTCCCGGCGGGAGGGTTCCGGCCACCGAGTGGACGGCGGTGACCTCCAGTGCCTCCTTGGAGGACAGCGGTGGCAGCAGCCCTGGGAGGCGTTCGGCGAGCATGGTCTTGCCGGCGCCGGGCGGGCCTTTGAAGAAGATGTGGTGGCGTCCGGCGGCGGCCACCTCCAGGGCGCGGCGAGCGCTGTGCTGGCCTGCGACGTCGGCGAGGTCGGGGGTGTGGTCGCCGGTGGGCAGGCCCGCGCTGACGCCGGTGCCGGGCACGACCAGCCCGGCGAGGAGCGGGTCGGGGCGGCCTTCTTCGCGGGGGTCCTCCTCGTCGGGGACCGGTTCGTCGGCAAGGACGGCGATGAGCTGGCGCAGGCTGCGGACGCCGAGGACGGAGATGCCGGGGACCAGCGAGGCCTCGGCGGCGGTCTGTTCCGGGACGACGACCTGGCGGTATCCGGCGTCGGCGGCAGCCAATACGGCGGGCAGCACTCCGCGTACCGGCCGGACGCGGCCGTCCAGGCCCAGTTCGCCGATCATCATGAGGTCGGTGAGTTCGCGGGGGTCCAGGCGTTCGGCGGCGCCGAGGACCGCGCAGGCCACGGCGAGGTCGAAGCCGCTGCCGCCTTTGGGTACGGAGGCCGGGCTGAGGCCGACGGTGAGCTTCTTCTGCGGCCATTCGGCGCCGGAGTTCACGACCGCGGCACGCACCCGCTCGCGGGATTCGATGAGGCTCTTGTCAGGCAGCCCGACGAGGGTGAAGGCCGCGACACCGGGTTCCAGGTCGGCCTGGACCTCGACGACGACGCCTTCGACGCCCACCAGGGCGACGGAGCAGGTTCGGGCGAATCCCATCAGGCCACCCCTCGGGCGTGCTGGACGACCGGGGCACCGCGGGCCGGCAGGAGGACGCCGATCACATCGATCCGTACGCCTCCGGGTGGCGGGCCGCCGTGCTGCTCCAGCCAGCGTTCCGCCAGCAGCCGCAGCCGGGCGGTCTTCTCGGGGCGTACGGCCGCCATGGGGTGTTCGTACCAGCCGGCGCGGCGGGTTTTGACCTCGCAGATCACCAGGGCGTCCCCGTCGGCCGCGACGATGTCGATCTCTCCGTCGCAGCAGCGCCAGTTGCGGTCCAGGATGCGCATTCCGGCCTCGATGAGCCGGCGGGTGGCCAGGTCTTCTCCGTAGCGGCCGAGTGCACGCCGACGGAAGTCGGTCGGTTTGGCCGCCGCCGGGTCGGTGGGCGTCGGCTTGGCGGCGGTCACCTCGGTGATCGTTGGCACGGCGGCCCTCGACCGGCGCCCCGCCGTCTTGGCCGCCGTGGAACCGGGCCCCGCCGTCTTGGCCGCCATCGAACCGGGCCCCGCCGTCTTGGCCGTCTTCGGCTCGGTGTCCGTCGCCTTGACCGCTGCCCGTTCAGCTCGTTCGGTGACCGGTTGCCTGGGCGCCCCGGGCGCTGCCGGCTCGGCAGCCGGCCTCCCGCCCGCAGGTGGCTTCCGTTCCGTGGGCGGCGCTCCTGAGGGCGCCCTCCGCGACCGCTCCGCGGTCCGTGCGTCGTCCCCGGCCCTGCGGCCGGCCTGCATGGCGTTCATGCGGTACCACCTCCGGCACCGACTGTGACGCTCCCGCCCCGACCTGTTGGATCTTGGTGGACAGTGAGCCGGCTGTGGACAACCCGCTCACCCTTCCGGGTCGCGGGAGGGGCGGGCCCAGAGCCTGCCCCTCCGCCGACGCCGGCCGCCTCAGCTCCCCGGAAGGTCCAGATCGCTCTTGTTGAGCTCCTCGATGTTCACGTCCTTGAATGTCAGGACGCGCACCTGTTTCACGAAGCGGGCCGGGCGGTACATGTCCCAGACCCAGGCATCGGCCATCGACACCTCGAAGAACACCTCTCCCTGAACCGAGTGCACCTGCATCTCGTAATCATTGGTGAGGTAGAAGCGCCGCTCGGTCTCGATCACATATTTGAACAGCCCGACGACGTCGCGGTACTCCCGGTAGAGCTTCAGCTCCATCTCGGTCTCGTACTTCTCGAGGTCCTCGGCGCTCATGGCAGATCCCCTTCAGCCGTGCGTCCCCCCATTGTGCGTCAGACCCGCTCGGTCTCCAGGAGCACTGGCGCATCGGGGGGCCCTTCGTCGAGCAGCGTGCGCAGCAGCTCGGCGAGTCTGGTTGGATACACCGTCTCATGCGAAGCGGACAGTTCCTCCGAAGTCCACCACCTCAGTCCCGAGACGCTGCGTCGTTCCAGGTCAGTCTGCCCGCCGGTGTCGGTGGCAGTCCGGTCGGTCCTTCCCAGGTAATACCACTCGTCCTGCTCCCAGCGCCGTCCGTCGAACGGGAAGGCGCAGCGGCGCTTCCACAGGACGGGGCCGAGGACGGCGTCGGTGATGCCGGTCTCCTCGGCGAGCTCGCGGCGGGCGGCCTCCTCGCGGGTCTCCGAGTCCTCCAGGCCGCCACCGGGGGTGAACCACCACCGTTCGGTGGGGCGGCCCGGTTCGAAGCCGTGGAGCAGCAGGATCCGGTCGTCGGGGTCGAGCAGCACGATGCGGGAGACCCGGCGCACCACGGCCGCCTCCGCTTCGTCACCGGCCGCCGCCCCCTGCGTCGCGGCCGGGCCTTCGGCGTCCCGTCGCGGCCCCTCAGGCACGCTTGCGCGCCTTGCGCCGGGCGAGGGGCCCGTAGGCCGCGCCGACCAGGATGAGGACCGCACCGGCGACCACCGCGAGGGTGATGGGCCGCACCGGGCCGGGCTGCGAGGTGCCGCCGGGGAGGGCGGAGAAGGCCGCCGGGCGCTGCATCACGCCCACGCTGCCGAGCGGCCAGGCGCGCGCGTCCACCCGGGCATTGACGGCGCTGCGCGGTACGGAGCCGTGGTCGCCGTCAGTGAGGTGGACGCGGGAGTCGAGGGAGTCGCTGCGGTGGTCACCGAGCAGGAAGAGCTGGCCGGTGGGGACCTTGGCCTTGAAGCCGACGGGCGAGGCGGGTCCGCTGCCCTGCAGATACGGTTCTTCGACGGGGGTTCCGTTGATGGTCAGCCGGCCCTGCTCGGTGCAGCAGGCGATCTTGTCGCCGCCGACGCCGACGACGCGCTTGACCATCGGCAGGTCGCCCCATGTGGAGTCCTTGAAGACGACGATGTCGCCGCGGCGTATCTGGGAGCCGTCCACCTTCTCCGCCAGGACCCGCGCCCCGACCGCGATCGTCGGCGTCATCGAATCGGTCGGCACCGTATAGGGGCGGTAGATCAGCGCCGCCCATACGAAGCCGCCCAGGAACAGCACACAGCCGACGGCCACGGCCAGACCGGACAGCACACTGCCCGTGGTCCGGCCGCGGCCGTCGGTCCTGCGTTCCGTACTGCTGCTCATCCCAGCGCTCCCACCCCGCGGACCGAGCCCGCGTCGAAGATCCGGGACGGCACCTTACCTGGGGTTACGTGTTCCGGTCAGCCTTCGGCGACGCCACATCACGATCGGCACCGCGCCGGCCAGGCCGAGGGCGGCCGGCGCCGCCGCCGCGGCCTTGTTGATTCCGGGCTGGTCGAAGGTGTCCGGCACGGGCAGCATCGCCCAACGGTTGACGGGCCAGGCGATGGTGAACGCCCGGCCGACGACCTCGTTCTCCGAGACCGTGCCGTTGCCCTTGAGGTTCTGGTGGTAGCGGGAGTCGAGGGAATCGTCGCGATGGTCGCCCATCACCCAGATCCGGCCCTTGGGGACGTGGATCGGGCCGAACGCCCGGTCGCCGCAGGGGGTGGCACCCGGGAAGACGTACGAGTCCTCCTTGAGGGCCTTGCCATTGACCTTGACGGGGCCGGTGCCGTGGCACTCGACGGTGTCGCCGCCGACCGCGATGACCCGCTTGATCAGGTCCTTCTCCTCGGCCGAGGGCATCAGGCCGATGAAGCTGAGGACCTTCTGGACGGGGTTGGGCTCGGGGGTCGGCGTCTCGTTCAGCCAGCCTCCCGGGTCGTGGAAGACGACGACCTCGCCGCGCTGCGGCTTGGAGCCGAACCACGGCGTCAGCTTGTCGACCAGGACCCGGTCCCCGCGCTGCAGGGTGTCCTGCATCGAGTCGGACGGGATCGAGAACGCCTGCACCAGG
It contains:
- the dprA gene encoding DNA-processing protein DprA, with the protein product MTRTDAWGFATGEPDAATEGRSPGPAPTTAEPGPATHSPPGSSPAEPTAAVRRSAGGAGHEPQRTARAALTRILEPGDETAGRWLREMGPVALWRTLADDSAAPPTGATPAKIAGLRLRAARARPTADLDAVSALGGRFLCPGDEEWPGQLDDLGDARPVGLWVRGRANLRLWALRSVAVVGARACTEYGAHLATTVSAGLADRGWAVVSGAAYGVDGAAHRGALAADGATIAVLASGIDHAYPRGHTELIGRIAEQGLVVAELPPGDHPTRSRFIQRNRVIAALTRGTVVVEAELRSGSLVTARRALALGRFTMGMPGPITSSLSAGVHQLLRGEAALVTDADEVIELVGSIGDLAPDRAGPTRLRDLLDPVATRVLEALPARGRAGTDQLAEEAGTPRDVTQSKLFELLSLGFVQKCGDRWELARRAEATEVPRRGGT
- a CDS encoding YifB family Mg chelatase-like AAA ATPase; translation: MGFARTCSVALVGVEGVVVEVQADLEPGVAAFTLVGLPDKSLIESRERVRAAVVNSGAEWPQKKLTVGLSPASVPKGGSGFDLAVACAVLGAAERLDPRELTDLMMIGELGLDGRVRPVRGVLPAVLAAADAGYRQVVVPEQTAAEASLVPGISVLGVRSLRQLIAVLADEPVPDEEDPREEGRPDPLLAGLVVPGTGVSAGLPTGDHTPDLADVAGQHSARRALEVAAAGRHHIFFKGPPGAGKTMLAERLPGLLPPLSSKEALEVTAVHSVAGTLPPGAPLVLRPPYCAPHHSATMASLVGGGTGLPRPGAVSLAHHGVLFVDEAAECSPRVLDALRQPLESGHVVVARAAGMMRMPARFLLALAANPCPCGRHGTTGGGCECRPSSIRRYRARLSGPLMDRVDLRIAVEPVARSELVALGRGAETTAAVAERVLAARERAEARLAGTPWQTNSQVPGHELRTRWQVHPGALAPAERDLECGLLTARGLDRVLRVAWTAADLSGRDRPTLDDVNWALELRTGVRRGAATATGGSGSTRKTAKAATSSHGQA
- a CDS encoding YraN family protein → MTAAKPTPTDPAAAKPTDFRRRALGRYGEDLATRRLIEAGMRILDRNWRCCDGEIDIVAADGDALVICEVKTRRAGWYEHPMAAVRPEKTARLRLLAERWLEQHGGPPPGGVRIDVIGVLLPARGAPVVQHARGVA
- a CDS encoding DUF2469 domain-containing protein yields the protein MSAEDLEKYETEMELKLYREYRDVVGLFKYVIETERRFYLTNDYEMQVHSVQGEVFFEVSMADAWVWDMYRPARFVKQVRVLTFKDVNIEELNKSDLDLPGS
- a CDS encoding NUDIX hydrolase codes for the protein MVRRVSRIVLLDPDDRILLLHGFEPGRPTERWWFTPGGGLEDSETREEAARRELAEETGITDAVLGPVLWKRRCAFPFDGRRWEQDEWYYLGRTDRTATDTGGQTDLERRSVSGLRWWTSEELSASHETVYPTRLAELLRTLLDEGPPDAPVLLETERV
- the lepB gene encoding signal peptidase I — its product is MSSSTERRTDGRGRTTGSVLSGLAVAVGCVLFLGGFVWAALIYRPYTVPTDSMTPTIAVGARVLAEKVDGSQIRRGDIVVFKDSTWGDLPMVKRVVGVGGDKIACCTEQGRLTINGTPVEEPYLQGSGPASPVGFKAKVPTGQLFLLGDHRSDSLDSRVHLTDGDHGSVPRSAVNARVDARAWPLGSVGVMQRPAAFSALPGGTSQPGPVRPITLAVVAGAVLILVGAAYGPLARRKARKRA
- the lepB gene encoding signal peptidase I, yielding MAVGARSGTEEPEEPAGRGEPARPVTSSVHQSPARPGAQAQTQRPAPADSSDPSGRSDTLDTSAGEEAGGGMKKAKKPRAFWKELPILIGIALLLALLIKTFLVQAFSIPSDSMQDTLQRGDRVLVDKLTPWFGSKPQRGEVVVFHDPGGWLNETPTPEPNPVQKVLSFIGLMPSAEEKDLIKRVIAVGGDTVECHGTGPVKVNGKALKEDSYVFPGATPCGDRAFGPIHVPKGRIWVMGDHRDDSLDSRYHQNLKGNGTVSENEVVGRAFTIAWPVNRWAMLPVPDTFDQPGINKAAAAAPAALGLAGAVPIVMWRRRRLTGTRNPR